A DNA window from Selenomonas sp. oral taxon 126 contains the following coding sequences:
- a CDS encoding DUF445 domain-containing protein, protein MRKENQANLALALSVIGAIGTAGQGSSLALTTIHHGFLAATIGGLADWFAVKAIFGRPLGISHRTDILRRNRARIMESLVRFSADDLLSKENIMDVVEREKIGALLVEYLQHRGGRERLIEATVDILRHVASDVDSRHIARELTPYVIQALHALPLEESFAELLDVLTEEPHADRIFNMLIRMGLRLVQTQIFQDMLHENIASIRTEYERDGMIRAFVLSFFDDAMIAEWLTGRLEEILSSATSVDDSRHRDGVQALVSFVTGLRANPKLYEELHRYKLHVIEQLEIENILTDFIEQRIKGSHPFWVPYVKELLNEKIDIFVHSEAWQHRADRWLKDLAAGEVEKHHEMIADFVREYLNQKSDDELITFVEGKVRTDLQMIRINGAIVGAFVGMGLSLLVTFAERMWGL, encoded by the coding sequence TTGCGGAAGGAAAATCAGGCAAATCTTGCGCTTGCGCTGAGTGTCATCGGTGCAATCGGGACGGCGGGGCAGGGGAGCTCGCTCGCACTGACAACCATTCATCACGGATTTCTCGCGGCGACAATCGGCGGATTGGCAGATTGGTTCGCGGTCAAGGCGATCTTCGGACGCCCCCTTGGCATTTCCCATCGGACGGACATCCTTCGCCGCAACCGCGCACGCATCATGGAGTCTCTCGTACGCTTCTCTGCCGATGATCTGCTCAGCAAAGAGAATATCATGGACGTCGTCGAGCGCGAGAAGATCGGAGCGCTCCTCGTGGAGTATCTGCAGCATCGCGGCGGACGTGAACGTCTCATTGAGGCGACGGTGGACATTCTCCGCCATGTCGCCTCGGATGTGGACAGCCGCCATATTGCAAGGGAATTGACGCCATATGTCATTCAGGCACTGCATGCGCTCCCGTTGGAGGAGAGCTTTGCAGAGCTTCTTGACGTGCTGACAGAAGAGCCCCATGCAGACCGCATTTTCAATATGCTGATCCGCATGGGGTTGCGTCTCGTACAGACCCAGATCTTTCAGGATATGCTCCATGAGAACATCGCATCCATTCGTACGGAATATGAGCGCGACGGGATGATACGCGCCTTTGTCCTGTCCTTTTTTGACGATGCCATGATTGCGGAGTGGCTGACCGGACGGTTGGAAGAGATTCTGAGTTCTGCAACTTCGGTGGATGATAGTCGCCATCGGGATGGTGTTCAGGCTCTGGTCTCCTTTGTGACCGGGCTGCGTGCGAATCCGAAGCTGTATGAGGAACTTCATCGGTACAAGCTCCATGTGATCGAACAGCTTGAGATCGAAAATATTCTCACCGATTTCATCGAACAGCGTATAAAGGGCAGCCACCCCTTTTGGGTTCCGTATGTCAAGGAACTCCTCAATGAAAAAATAGACATCTTCGTTCATTCGGAGGCGTGGCAGCATCGTGCAGATCGCTGGTTGAAGGATCTCGCGGCCGGAGAGGTGGAGAAGCATCACGAGATGATTGCGGACTTTGTGCGGGAGTATCTGAATCAGAAGTCGGATGATGAACTCATCACCTTTGTCGAGGGGAAGGTGCGCACCGACTTGCAGATGATCCGCATCAATGGCGCGATCGTCGGTGCATTTGTCGGCATGGGGCTGTCGCTTCTTGTGACATTTGCGGAAAGGATGTGGGGGCTATGA
- a CDS encoding DUF445 domain-containing protein — MTRTWNKADTALLSSFLFFLLSLGLHLHFPQTLWTEGLLMVSEAALVGGVADWFAVTALFRKPLGFPYHTAILPRRRDSFIHAIVVMVQKEFFSRRKIFRHIEKIHLLPMLQKFLHKKRTEEQLTGTVMHFIRASFLRKNNKKAIAYLSERFKALILREDPSELMQRFDTLSAENGWDRQALSRIAQLLAREVSAEETRHSIRETLAELEREKLGDGFLSRLLEVTNTVNLDEGAELIQRHTCNVLNELGREGSPLQENAVALLHDCLSDMRQDEELLHLARELQERLAQELPIDETLARLFQGMRRHFQMDLKREVDPIEEHMPAFYMQLQNILHLEYQHMLFLVEERPELQKIIAKVLYDLLARSALHAQTLVGVIVGNVLSRLTDEELNHLIYDKVEQDLLWIRVNGSLVGGCIGLLLFVCMNIFR, encoded by the coding sequence ATGACGCGCACATGGAACAAGGCAGATACTGCTCTTTTGAGCTCCTTCCTGTTCTTTCTGCTCTCCCTCGGACTGCATCTGCATTTTCCGCAGACGCTCTGGACGGAGGGGCTGCTCATGGTCAGTGAGGCGGCTCTGGTCGGCGGTGTTGCGGATTGGTTTGCCGTCACGGCGCTCTTTCGTAAGCCGCTTGGATTTCCCTATCATACGGCGATCCTGCCGCGCAGGCGGGACAGTTTTATTCACGCGATTGTCGTCATGGTGCAGAAGGAGTTCTTCTCGCGCCGCAAGATTTTTCGGCACATTGAGAAAATCCATCTGCTCCCCATGTTACAGAAATTTTTACATAAAAAAAGGACGGAGGAGCAGCTAACTGGCACCGTCATGCACTTTATCCGTGCATCATTCCTGCGAAAGAACAATAAGAAGGCGATTGCTTATTTATCGGAACGCTTCAAGGCTTTGATTCTGCGCGAAGACCCGTCGGAGCTGATGCAGCGATTTGATACGCTGTCTGCAGAGAATGGATGGGATCGGCAGGCGCTCTCGCGGATTGCACAACTTCTCGCACGAGAGGTATCTGCGGAGGAAACGCGTCACTCAATTCGGGAGACGCTCGCAGAGCTGGAGCGCGAGAAACTCGGAGATGGCTTCTTGTCCCGTCTGCTTGAGGTGACGAATACGGTCAATCTCGACGAGGGGGCAGAACTGATTCAGCGGCATACCTGCAATGTTCTGAATGAACTCGGGCGAGAAGGCTCCCCCCTGCAGGAAAATGCCGTGGCGCTCCTGCACGACTGCCTGTCAGACATGCGCCAGGATGAGGAGCTGCTGCATCTCGCGCGTGAATTACAGGAGCGCCTTGCGCAGGAGCTTCCGATTGATGAGACACTCGCGCGGCTCTTTCAGGGGATGCGCAGGCACTTCCAAATGGATTTGAAGCGGGAAGTCGATCCGATTGAGGAGCATATGCCTGCATTCTATATGCAGCTGCAGAACATCCTTCATCTCGAATATCAGCACATGCTCTTTCTCGTTGAGGAGCGTCCGGAACTGCAAAAGATCATTGCAAAGGTTCTCTATGACCTCTTGGCGCGATCCGCGTTGCATGCGCAGACCCTCGTCGGTGTCATTGTCGGCAACGTGCTGTCTCGTCTCACAGACGAAGAGCTCAATCATCTCATCTACGACAAGGTGGAACAGGATCTCCTGTGGATTCGCGTCAACGGTTCTCTCGTGGGCGGATGTATCGGACTTTTGCTCTTTGTCTGCATGAATATCTTTAGATGA
- a CDS encoding RrF2 family transcriptional regulator gives MKISAKGRYGIAAMVFLARSYDASSPITIISISEHLGISKIYLEQVFSLLKRSKLVNSIKGSQGGYQLSRHPRDITAYDILSSIEISLIEKTGTASEKMDQLNHILSREVFDVLDKSIFETLNAITLEALLTALNHEESNENLMYFI, from the coding sequence ATGAAAATCTCTGCAAAAGGGCGTTACGGAATCGCGGCCATGGTATTTCTCGCACGAAGCTACGATGCCTCCTCCCCTATTACGATCATCAGTATATCGGAACATCTAGGCATCTCGAAGATCTACCTTGAGCAGGTCTTTTCCCTACTCAAGCGCAGCAAGCTCGTCAACTCGATCAAGGGATCTCAGGGGGGCTATCAGCTCTCCCGTCATCCGCGCGATATCACAGCATACGACATTCTCTCCTCCATCGAAATCTCGCTGATCGAAAAGACGGGAACAGCCTCGGAGAAGATGGATCAGCTCAACCACATCCTCTCGCGCGAAGTATTTGATGTGCTGGACAAGAGTATATTCGAGACGCTGAATGCGATTACACTGGAGGCGCTCCTCACGGCACTGAATCATGAGGAGAGCAACGAGAATCTCATGTACTTCATCTAA
- a CDS encoding pyruvate carboxylase subunit B → MAKNPVKITETVLRDGHQSLLATRMRISDMLPQLAALDAIGYNSLEAWGGATFDSCLRFLDEDPWERLDILKKNLKTPIQMLLRGQNLLGYNHYSNDVVEKFVQKASEHGIGVFRIFDALNDIRNLKVAIDAALKCPEKPHVQGCLVYTISPVHTNESFVELAVELEKMGCHSVCIKDMSGLLKPYVAEDLVKKLKAAVQIPIDLHTHCTSGFGHATYLKAIEAGVDIIDTALAPFSSDTSQPCTETMIAMLEGEERDTGLDRHAMTPISKYFLGVKQDLIKTFNLKGYFDVNPNVLDFQIPGGMLSNLANQLKEAGMEDKYQDLLDEMPRVRKDVGYPPLVTPSSQIVGTMATFNVMTGERYKMVPTEFKDLARGKFGKTPVDIDRKFLTDTLGIPADEIIDDCSIEDAKATTFAEFKEELKNKGYINPSDEDVLSYALFPQVAEEFFQKHYKPITAYVKE, encoded by the coding sequence ATGGCAAAGAATCCGGTCAAAATCACTGAGACTGTCCTCCGTGACGGCCACCAGTCACTGTTGGCAACCCGCATGAGAATTTCGGACATGCTTCCGCAGCTCGCGGCACTTGATGCCATTGGCTACAATTCTCTTGAAGCATGGGGCGGTGCTACGTTTGATAGCTGCCTGCGCTTCCTTGATGAGGATCCGTGGGAGCGCTTGGATATTCTGAAGAAAAATCTCAAGACGCCGATTCAGATGCTTCTCCGTGGTCAGAACCTGCTCGGCTATAATCACTACTCCAATGATGTGGTAGAGAAGTTCGTTCAGAAGGCATCTGAGCACGGTATCGGTGTATTCCGCATCTTTGATGCACTCAACGATATTCGTAACCTCAAAGTCGCGATTGATGCAGCACTCAAGTGCCCTGAGAAACCCCATGTCCAGGGCTGTCTGGTCTATACGATCAGCCCTGTTCACACGAATGAGAGCTTTGTTGAGCTGGCGGTTGAGCTTGAAAAGATGGGTTGCCATTCCGTCTGCATCAAGGATATGTCAGGACTTCTGAAGCCGTATGTGGCAGAGGATCTTGTCAAGAAGCTCAAGGCTGCGGTGCAGATCCCCATTGACCTTCACACGCACTGCACTTCCGGATTCGGTCATGCGACCTATCTGAAGGCGATTGAGGCCGGTGTTGATATCATTGATACGGCACTTGCGCCCTTCTCAAGCGATACGTCCCAGCCGTGTACGGAGACGATGATTGCAATGCTCGAGGGCGAGGAGCGCGATACAGGACTCGATCGTCATGCAATGACACCGATCTCCAAGTACTTCCTTGGTGTCAAGCAGGATCTCATTAAGACCTTCAATCTCAAAGGCTACTTCGATGTGAATCCGAACGTGCTGGACTTCCAGATTCCCGGCGGTATGCTTTCCAATCTTGCGAACCAGCTCAAGGAAGCGGGTATGGAAGACAAGTATCAGGATCTGCTGGATGAGATGCCGCGCGTTCGCAAGGATGTCGGCTATCCCCCGCTCGTTACGCCGTCCTCGCAGATTGTCGGTACGATGGCTACCTTTAACGTCATGACTGGTGAGCGTTACAAGATGGTTCCGACCGAGTTCAAGGATCTCGCACGCGGCAAGTTTGGCAAGACGCCGGTTGACATCGATCGCAAGTTCCTGACGGATACGCTTGGTATTCCTGCTGACGAGATCATTGATGACTGCTCCATCGAGGATGCAAAGGCCACGACATTTGCAGAGTTCAAAGAAGAACTCAAGAACAAGGGGTATATCAACCCGTCAGATGAGGATGTTCTCTCCTACGCGCTCTTCCCGCAGGTTGCAGAAGAGTTCTTCCAGAAGCACTACAAGCCGATCACGGCCTACGTCAAAGAATAA
- the rpsI gene encoding 30S ribosomal protein S9 has translation MAQVTYYGTGRRKTSVARVRLVPGDGKVTINGREMAEYFGLKTLELIVRQPLNLTETVDKYDVIANVSGGGASGQAGAIRHGITRALIEMDAELRPALKKAGFVTRDPREKERRKYGLKKARKASQFSKR, from the coding sequence ATGGCACAAGTCACTTATTACGGCACAGGTCGCCGCAAGACCTCGGTCGCACGCGTCCGCCTCGTTCCCGGCGACGGCAAGGTTACGATCAACGGTCGTGAGATGGCGGAATACTTCGGTCTCAAAACGCTCGAGCTGATCGTTCGTCAGCCGCTCAACCTGACCGAGACGGTTGATAAATACGATGTCATTGCCAACGTATCCGGCGGCGGTGCATCCGGTCAGGCCGGTGCAATCCGTCATGGTATCACGCGCGCACTCATCGAGATGGATGCAGAGCTGCGCCCTGCCCTCAAGAAGGCAGGCTTCGTCACGCGTGACCCGCGTGAGAAGGAGCGCCGCAAGTACGGTCTCAAGAAGGCACGTAAGGCGTCCCAGTTCTCGAAGCGCTAA
- the rplM gene encoding 50S ribosomal protein L13: protein MAKAADIERKWYVVDAENQTVGRLAAEIAKVLRGKNKPIYTPHVDTGDYVIVINAEKVKFTGKKLTDKTYFRHSGYQGGTTFTTAGDMLRRFPTRVIEHAVKGMLPKNSLGAQIFRKLNVYVGPDHPHAAQKPEPLAFDIR, encoded by the coding sequence ATGGCAAAAGCCGCCGATATTGAACGCAAGTGGTACGTTGTAGACGCCGAGAATCAGACAGTCGGACGTCTGGCAGCAGAGATCGCGAAAGTCCTGCGCGGCAAGAACAAGCCCATCTACACACCGCATGTTGACACCGGCGACTATGTCATCGTCATCAATGCTGAGAAAGTGAAATTCACGGGAAAGAAGCTGACGGACAAGACCTACTTCCGTCATTCGGGCTATCAGGGCGGCACGACCTTTACGACCGCCGGCGATATGCTCCGCCGCTTCCCGACCCGCGTCATCGAGCACGCTGTCAAGGGCATGCTGCCGAAGAACAGCCTCGGCGCTCAGATCTTCCGTAAGCTCAACGTCTACGTTGGTCCGGATCATCCCCACGCAGCACAGAAGCCTGAACCGCTGGCGTTTGATATTCGCTGA
- a CDS encoding pyridoxal phosphate-dependent aminotransferase, with the protein MAIQMAASHAASRRLKDAIFGANAACRAAIAEHGAERVTNATIGAVMDDEGKLAHLPTVERVFRSLPIEDYIAYAPISGLPEYLEAAIDITFAGNRPSGHLGAIATAGGTGALRTAVDNYVEKGDQVLTSDWFWGTYNVICQELGCSVTNFRLFDESNNFNHEAFAVAVDALFKTQESLLIILNTPAHNPTGYSLSAEDWDHVLDCVKRHAATGKKVHLLVDIAYIDFAGEKHETRAFMQKFADLPENILTLFAFSMSKAYTFYGQRCGALIALSASKAVIDEFGEISKYAARATWSNINRGAMTLLTRIQQDSAAYASYEAERDALYRLVQERGDIFMKEAQECGLPALPYKGGFFLAIPAADPQTVCDLLHEDLIFAVPLKMGVRIAACSVPREKMHGIAEKVKRAMDKMP; encoded by the coding sequence ATGGCAATTCAGATGGCGGCATCCCACGCGGCTTCGAGGAGACTGAAGGACGCGATTTTCGGTGCCAATGCGGCATGCCGCGCCGCAATCGCAGAACATGGTGCAGAGCGTGTGACGAATGCGACGATCGGTGCAGTCATGGATGACGAGGGCAAACTCGCCCATCTCCCCACCGTCGAGCGCGTCTTCCGTTCACTGCCCATCGAGGACTACATTGCCTATGCACCGATCTCTGGGCTGCCGGAGTATCTGGAGGCGGCAATCGACATCACGTTTGCAGGAAACCGCCCGTCAGGCCACCTCGGCGCGATTGCAACCGCCGGTGGCACGGGTGCCCTGCGCACAGCCGTCGACAACTATGTGGAAAAGGGCGATCAGGTGCTCACCTCGGATTGGTTCTGGGGGACGTACAATGTCATCTGTCAGGAACTCGGCTGCTCCGTGACGAACTTCCGGCTCTTTGACGAATCGAACAATTTCAACCATGAGGCATTTGCCGTAGCAGTCGATGCCCTCTTCAAGACACAGGAAAGCCTCCTCATCATTCTCAACACGCCGGCGCACAACCCGACGGGCTATAGCCTCTCTGCAGAGGACTGGGATCACGTGCTTGACTGTGTGAAAAGGCACGCAGCAACGGGCAAGAAGGTGCATCTGCTCGTCGATATCGCCTACATCGACTTTGCAGGCGAAAAGCATGAAACACGCGCCTTCATGCAGAAGTTCGCCGATCTGCCCGAAAACATCCTGACGCTCTTTGCCTTCTCCATGTCCAAGGCTTATACCTTCTACGGACAGCGCTGCGGCGCACTCATTGCGCTCTCCGCGAGCAAGGCAGTCATCGACGAGTTTGGCGAGATCAGCAAGTACGCAGCACGCGCCACGTGGTCGAACATCAACCGCGGTGCGATGACCCTCCTGACGCGCATTCAGCAGGACAGCGCAGCCTATGCCTCCTACGAAGCGGAGCGCGATGCTCTCTACCGTCTGGTACAGGAGCGCGGCGACATTTTTATGAAAGAGGCACAGGAGTGCGGACTCCCTGCCCTCCCCTACAAGGGCGGCTTCTTCCTTGCCATTCCGGCAGCCGATCCGCAGACAGTCTGCGACCTCCTCCACGAGGATCTGATCTTTGCCGTACCGCTCAAGATGGGCGTGCGCATTGCGGCGTGTTCCGTTCCGCGTGAAAAAATGCACGGGATTGCAGAAAAAGTCAAGCGCGCAATGGATAAAATGCCTTGA
- a CDS encoding aspartate kinase, giving the protein MALIVKKFGGSSVATPEKIKNVAKRILSEKAPDDRIVMVVSAMGDTTDDLIALAGEVAESPYQYAREMDMLMTTGEQVSIALLAMAFRSMGQPAVSLTGAMAGMKTDSAHTKGRILGLHPERVHEELDKGNIVVIAGFQGTDENGNPVTLGRGGSDTSAVAIAGAIGADTCEIYTDVDGIYSADPRIAKGARRMREITYNEMLEMARLGAGVMQPRSVEMGQLYGIPIHVRSTFTSEPGTIIREEYTVEEKSFIIRGVTHDEHVSKITVLGVSNVPGVAHKIFSALAAANIDVDMIVQSIRSAESNMTDMVFTVATIDAEEARQVVEGISSEISASAVVVDNDVAKISIVGAGMLGNPGIASRMFGALSRADINIEIISTSEISISCLIKGGSVKDAVNRIHNEFFPEG; this is encoded by the coding sequence ATGGCACTAATTGTAAAGAAATTTGGCGGAAGCTCCGTAGCGACGCCTGAAAAGATCAAGAATGTAGCAAAGCGGATTCTGAGCGAGAAAGCCCCCGACGACCGCATTGTCATGGTGGTATCGGCAATGGGCGATACGACGGACGATCTCATTGCGCTCGCGGGAGAAGTGGCAGAGAGCCCCTATCAGTACGCACGCGAGATGGATATGCTCATGACGACGGGTGAGCAGGTTTCCATCGCCCTCCTTGCGATGGCATTCCGCTCGATGGGGCAGCCTGCTGTCTCCCTCACGGGCGCGATGGCGGGCATGAAAACCGACAGTGCGCATACGAAGGGGCGCATCCTCGGGCTTCATCCGGAGCGCGTCCACGAGGAGCTGGACAAGGGCAATATTGTCGTTATTGCGGGCTTTCAGGGAACGGATGAAAACGGGAATCCCGTGACCCTCGGACGCGGCGGTTCGGACACATCGGCGGTCGCGATTGCGGGTGCGATTGGCGCGGATACCTGCGAGATCTACACGGATGTCGACGGCATATACTCTGCCGACCCGCGCATTGCAAAGGGCGCGCGCCGTATGCGGGAGATTACCTACAACGAGATGCTTGAGATGGCGCGCCTCGGCGCGGGTGTCATGCAGCCGCGCTCCGTGGAGATGGGACAGCTCTACGGCATCCCCATCCACGTCCGCTCGACCTTTACCTCAGAACCGGGAACCATCATTAGGGAGGAATACACAGTGGAAGAAAAGTCCTTTATCATTCGCGGCGTTACCCATGACGAGCACGTCTCCAAGATCACCGTCCTCGGTGTCTCCAATGTCCCCGGTGTTGCGCACAAGATTTTCTCTGCCCTCGCTGCGGCAAACATCGACGTGGATATGATCGTACAGAGCATCCGCAGCGCAGAGTCGAATATGACGGATATGGTCTTCACCGTCGCTACGATTGACGCAGAGGAGGCGCGGCAGGTCGTCGAGGGCATCTCGTCAGAGATCAGTGCGTCTGCTGTCGTCGTTGACAACGATGTCGCGAAGATTTCCATTGTCGGCGCGGGTATGCTCGGCAATCCCGGGATAGCCTCGCGCATGTTTGGCGCACTCTCACGTGCCGACATCAACATCGAGATCATCAGCACGTCCGAGATCAGTATCTCCTGCCTCATCAAGGGTGGCAGCGTAAAGGATGCGGTCAACCGCATCCACAACGAGTTCTTCCCCGAAGGCTAA